A genomic segment from Bradysia coprophila strain Holo2 chromosome X unlocalized genomic scaffold, BU_Bcop_v1 contig_590, whole genome shotgun sequence encodes:
- the LOC119070231 gene encoding NADPH:adrenodoxin oxidoreductase, mitochondrial-like, giving the protein MQPLRSVVPRNIINHFRKTFATSAFSSENKKKVCIVGAGPAGFYAAQHLIKNLPNCCVDIVEKLPVPFGLVRFGVAPDHPEVKNVINTFTKTAENPQVRFLGNLTLGFDFTVQDLRDRYHAVILSYGAEKDRKLNIPNEYPSNVLSAREFVAWYNGLPGTEQYKPNLNARTVAIIGQGNVAVDVARILLSPIDVLAKTDITRFALQTLSESKVENVYLIGRRGPLQAAFTIKELREMTKLPGVNILWRGEDFVGINEELPNLQRPRKRLTELMLSSLSKQQQHEVGKKSFLPIFLRSPQHIDGSNNLVLSINNLVGHSAVATSVTETLETDLIMRSIGYKSICLDKSLNFDEKQGLVNNVGGRVLKKQLTGSDNSIDDIEDKFEKGLYVSGWLATGPTGVILTTMNNSFSVAHTICEDFKTGAISSSTTKPGMDDLLVNKTVVTWDGWNRIDKAEIEAGKIHQKPREKIVNVKEMLTLVS; this is encoded by the exons ATGCAACCATTACGATCAGTCGTCCCTAGAAACATCATAAATCATTTTAGAAAGACATTCGCAACAAGTGCCTTTAGttccgaaaataaaaagaaagtttGCATAGTCGGTGCTGGTCCGGCTGGATTTTACGCTGCCCAACATTTGATCAAGAACCTACCCAACTGTTGTGTGGATATTGTGGAGAAATTGCCCGTTCCATTCGGGCTTGTCAG ATTCGGAGTAGCTCCCGATCATCCAGAGGTAAAAAACGTAATCAACACATTCACAAAGACTGCTGAAAATCCGCAAGTGAGATTTTTGGGAAATCTTACCCTAGGGTTCGATTTTACAGTTCAAGATCTACGTGACCGATACCATGCCGTAATTCTG TCTTACGGAGCCGAAAAAGATCGTAAACTGAACATCCCAAATGAGTATCCTTCCAATGTTCTATCGGCGCGTGAATTTGTGGCCTGGTACAATGGATTGCCAGGAACCGAACAATATAAGCCGAACTTGAACGCACGTACAGTGGCTATTATTGGCCAGGGTAATGTAGCAGTTGATGTGGCACGCATTCTTTTATCACCGATTGATGTCTTGGCTAAAACAGACATAACACGTTTCGCGTTACAAACTCTGTCCGAGAGTAAAGTTGAAAATGTCTATTTGATTGGTAGACGGGGTCCACTACAAGCAGCATTTACGATAAAGGAGCTGAGGGAAATGACAAAGTTACCAGGAGTAAATATTCTGTGGCGTGGTGAAGATTTCGTTGGAATAAATGAAGAACTTCCCAATCTGCAAAGACCGCGAAAGCGATTGACGGAATTGATGTTGAGTAGTTTGTCGAAACAACAGCAACACGAGGTAGGgaagaaatcatttcttcCAATATTCTTACGTTCACCGCAACATATCGACGGTTCGAATAATTTGGTCTTATCGATTAACAATTTGGTTGGACATTCTGCTGTGGCTACATCAGTTACAGAAACGCTAGAAACTGATTTAATTATGCGGAGCATTGGATACAAATCGATTTGTTTGGACAAGTCACTGAATTTCGACGAGAAGCAAGGCCTCGTTAATAATGTTGGTG GTCGTGTGCTTAAGAAGCAGTTAACGGGAAGCGATAACTCCATTGACGACATTGAAGACAAATTCGAAAAAGGATTGTATGTTAGTGGATGGCTAGCAACTGGACCAACTGGTGTTATTTTAACAACAATGAACAATTCATTTTCGGTCGCGCACACCATATGTGAAGATTTTAAAACGGGAGCAATCTCTTCCAGTACTACTAAGCCGGGGATGGATGACCTATTAGTAAATAAAACTGTTGTCACATGGGACGGATGGAATCGTATAGACAAAGCTGAAATCGAAGCCGGTAAAATACATCAAAAGCCACGGGAGAAGATTGTTAATGTTAAAGAAATGTTGACACTAGTTTCATAG
- the LOC119070234 gene encoding copine-9-like, translating to MLTIHVRGGGGGCIVKDDKPEVDKDKPPPRSIDAKLISNEIIKPFEPPKFTSKLELTLSCRNLLNKDIATKSDPYCKISMMESWQGKYYEIARTETIDDNLNPEWVTKVIVNYNFETIQKMKFDVRDQDIGGLYESLGVFETTLSDIAAYSGGQFVGKLKGASILRNFGEIIIVSEEVSSCKQIFDIEFGAENLRKLLLFRNNDPFLVFYRANEDGSYSVVAKTNVAQSTQNPTWKPLVVKARNLCNGDLDRSIKIDCYDRRRNGNHQKIGTCYTTMRTFESAPLNLVQGRKNSGCIKINRFSVREDFTFLDYIRHGTQIHFVVAIDFTVSNIVHTDPKSLHFMTSSRSNPYEIALRSVGEIIQHYDNSLIYPAFGFGAKLPSGEISHQFPLNGNPAHPYCKGIEEIMDHYRNCLKTVELYGPTNFAPVINSTSAIAEKYQDGKHYFVLLIITDGIISDMRQTKHAVVSASSLPVSIIIVGVGNSKFDRMKDLDSDIFKLTVDGRQAERDIVQFVELNKFVTKKGSTTVRSQADLAKEVLAEIPQQLTGFMESRGHKPQIVQEMAPDPTVIVPTAPTMDMLDI from the exons ATGTTAACAATTCACGTTAGAGGAGGTGGAGGAGGCTGTATTGTGAAGGATGACAAGCCCGAAGTCGACAAGGATAAACCGCCTCCAAGGTCGATAGACGCCAAATTGATATCGAATGAAATCATAAAACCATTCGAGCCTCCGAAATTCACTTCAAAACTGGAATTGACTTTAAGTTGCCGAAATTTGCTGAACAAGGACATTGCAACAAAGTCAGATCCATATTGTAAAATATCAATGATGGAATCGTGGCAGGGCAAATATTACGAAATAGCTCGCACTGAAACGATTGATGATAATTTGAATCCGGAATGGGTGACCAAAGTCATCGTCAACTACAACTTTGAAAccattcaaaaaatgaaatttgatgtgCGAGACCAAGATATTGGTGGACTGTACGAGTCGTTGGGAGTGTTTGAGACAACTCTATCCGACATTGCTGCCTATAGTGGTGGTCAGtttgttggaaaattaaaGGGTGCATCGATTCTGCGAAATTTTGGCGAAATTATCATCGTATCGGAAGAGGTCTCTAGTTGTaagcaaatttttgatataGAATTTGGAGCTGAAAATctcagaaaattgttgttgttccgGAACAATGATCCGTTTTTGGTGTTTTATCGGGCAAACGAGGACGGTTCGTATTCAGTCGTTGCAAAAACCAACGTTGCTCAGTCAACTCAAAATCCAACGTGGAAGCCACTTGTCGTAAAAGCTAGGAATCTATGCAATGGCGATTTAGATAGATCtattaaaattgattgttaTGATCGAAGGCGTAACggaaatcaccaaaaaattgGCACATGCTACACAACAATGAGAACTTTCGAATCGGCACCACTGAATCTAGTTCAAGGCCGAAAGAATTCTGGGTGCATAAAAATCAACCGGTTTAGTGTCAGGGAGGACTTCACGTTTTTGGATTATATTCGACACGGAACACAGATTCATTTTGTGGTTGCTATTGATTTTACAGTATCTAACATCGTTCACACTGATCCCAAATCATTGCACTTTATGACCTCGAGTCGTTCGAATCCATACGAAATTGCTTTGCGTAGCGTTGGCGAAATTATTCAACATTACGACAATTCACTGATCTATCCTGCATTTG GTTTTGGAGCCAAATTACCGTCTGGTGAAATTTCACATCAATTTCCATTAAACGGAAATCCAGCGCATCCGTATTGCAAAGGCATTGAAGAAATCATGGACCATTACCGAAATTGCTTAAAAACTGTCGAACTTTACGGGCCGACAAACTTTGCGCCAGTAATAAACAGCACATCTGCGATTGCAGAAAAGTATCAGGACGGAAAACATTACTTTGTTCTCCTCATTATAACCGATGGTATCATCTCCGATATGCGTCAGACGAAGCATGCCGTTGTGAGTGCGTCTTCTTTGCCTGTTTCAATAATTATTGTCGGTGTGGGAAATTCTAAGTTTGATCGGATGAAAGACCTTGATTCcgatatttttaaattgaccGTAGATGGTCGTCAAGCTGAACGCGATATTGtacaatttgttgaattgaatAAGTTTGTGACGAAGAAAGGAAGTACCACCGTTCGATCGCAAGCTGATCTGGCTAAAGAGGTACTTGCCGAAATTCCACAACAGTTGACAGGTTTTATGGAATCACGAGGACACAAACCTCAAATAGTCCAAGAAATGGCACCGGATCCGACGGTTATAGTACCAACAGCACCGACAATGGATATGTTAGATATTTAA
- the LOC119070232 gene encoding UPF0605 protein GA14893-like, translating to MLSNLETEQPSFIPGYSGYCPQYKYRIGETFGSQTHKLLIDPCAGHSENLILSDRTVDDYHIERPTLQEIDIVKKHERESGDTIYKYPIIPGYEGFVPRINGNCGQRFFVAATEGLAEFQMDNLKNRRKRNVLRHRGALQQKSVKGRSLGERLLTTNPYRLPLTSVRPECKGVVRDLEVAQSKLPSEPTIPYSKQTSPFFMENSEAEKYLKSGNAGHKPFAWPLFGKDHQRITNDALCDFSNNFNHHKSTEWAPIVHTGVGASIPSESCHQIYHRNIGLLPNYGGHVPGAVFRFGQTYGADSLDAKRWLRGQFSN from the exons ATGTTATCCAACCTAGAGACCGAGCAGCCCTCCTTCATTCCAgg TTACTCTGGTTACTGTCCTCAGTACAAATACCGCATTGGTGAAACTTTCGGTTCGCAAACACATAAACTTTTAATCGATCCGTGCGCTGGTCACTCTGAAAATCTAATATTATCCGATCGTACCGTTGATGACTATCACATAGAAAGACCTACCCTCCAAGAGATCGATATTGTAAAAAAGCATGAACGAGAATCTGGCGACACAATTTATAAATATCCGATAATACCAGGGTATGAAGGATTCGTTCCCAGAATAAATGGTAATTGTGGACAGCGTTTTTTTGTGGCAGCCACAGAAGGATTGGCTGAATTTCAAATggataatttgaaaaatagacGAAAACGCAATGTCTTGAGACATCGTGGAGCATTGCAACAGAAATCGGTCAAAGGTAGAAGCTTAGGGGAGAGATTG CTTACAACGAATCCATACAGACTACCGTTAACCAGTGTTCGTCCGGAATGCAAGGGAGTCGTACGAGATCTTGAGGTGGCGCAGAGTAAACTTCCATCAGAACCAACAATTCCATACTCTAAGCAAACATCACCGTTCTTTATGGAAAACTCAGAAGCAGAGAAATATTTGAAGTCTG gtaATGCTGGTCACAAGCCATTCGCCTGGCCATTATTCGGAAAGGATCACCAACGTATAACAAACGATGCTCTTTgtgatttttcaaataatttcaatcaTCACAAAAGCACCGAATGGGCACCAATTGTACATACAGGCGTTGGAGCGTCAATTCCGAGTGAATCGTGCCATCAAATCTACCATCGTAATATTGGACTACTTCCAAACTATGGCGGTCATGTACCTGGAGCTGTTTTCAGGTTTGGTCAAACATATGGAGCAGATAGTCTGGATGCAAAGCGTTGGTTGAGAggccaattttcaaattaa
- the LOC119070241 gene encoding adenosine deaminase-like protein translates to MAQKNTEDLCEFIKRIPKVELHAHLNGSLNKAAFQALNVLNGSRVDEQFYQILSSDPVNLKACFSKFKYAHELTQTVEAVSLATVMVIETFSKENVIYLELRTTPRPLQKATTCEDYLRAVISSIIECRTKYPQILVKLLPSIDRGKGSNIAKENLDIVIKMRREYPDIICGVDFSGSPTDGNFNDYKIILEKARSNGLKLALHCGEVENPMEIREMLQFGMDRLGHGTFIKGEEFKLLKSLKIPVECCLTSNVLSKTVETYEDHHFKELFNLNHPVVISTDDLGVFNTSYSNELLIAHNTFNLTKQDLLQLTENAILSSFTSEVEKTALSDKLSSFKQEILH, encoded by the exons ATGGCTCAGAAAAATACCGAAGACCTGTGCGAATTTATAAAACGAATACCAAAAGTT GAGCTTCATGCCCATCTCAATGGATCATTAAATAAGGCTGCATTCCAGGCATTGAATGTACTGAATGGAAGTAGAGTTGATGAACAGTTCTATCAGATTCTATCGAGCGATCCCGTCAATTTGAAAGC TTGCTTTTCCAAGTTTAAATATGCACATGAACTTACGCAAACCGTTGAAGCTGTATCTTTAGCTACAGTAATGGTCATCGAAACTTTTagcaaagaaaatgtaatttatttggAACTGAGAACAACTCCAAGACCTCTGCAAAAGGCGACGACATGTGAAGACTATCTGAGAGCTGTAATTTCAAGTATCAT TGAATGTCGCACGAAATACCcacaaattttggtaaaattgcTTCCATCTATCGATCGAGGGAAAGGAAGCAATATTGCCAAGGAAAATCTAGACATTGTCATCAAAATGAGAAGAGAGTATCCAGACATTATTTGCGGTGTTGATTTTAGTGGTTCACCAACAGATGGAAACTTTAATGATTACAAAATCATACTCGAAAAAGCAAGATCGAATGGCCTAAAGTTGGCACTGCACTGTGGTGAAGTTGAAAATCCGATGGAGATTAGAGAGATGCTTCAGTTCGGAATGGATAGATTGGGACATGGTACTTTCATTAAAG GTGAAGAGTTTAAATTGctgaaatcattgaaaattccGGTGGAATGTTGCCTAACTAGCAATGTCTTATCAAAAACGGTTGAAACGTATGAGGACCATCACTTTAAAGAGTTATTCAACCTGAACCATCCAGTTGTGATTTCG ACTGATGACCTAGGCGTATTTAATACTTCGTATTCGAACGAGTTACTCATTGCACATAATACGTTTAATTTGACCAAACAGGATTTACTTCAATTGACGGAAAATGCTATCCTGAGCTCGTTTACAAGTGAAGTGGAAAAAACAGCTCTGTCTGATAAGTTGAGTTCGTTTAAGCAggaaattttacattga